The Mucilaginibacter defluvii genome contains the following window.
ACGCCGAACAAAAGCGGGATTCGATAAGCAGCAAAGCGTTGTATTTTAACGGCACCGTGCAGGACGATCACGGCTTCACCTCGTTAACTTTTAACTACCGTATCGGCAGTAAATCCTACCGCTTACCGGTGAAGGCTGATCTGTCACAAAACCAGGCGGGTTTCTTTTTCTTTTGGGATTTGAAGCAAATCAAACTGCCGGAAGGCCAGCCGGTGACATATTATTTCGAAGTTGCCGATAATGACGCTGTGTTTGGGCCAAAGCGGACACGAACGCCTGAACAAACGCTCAACCTGCCGGATGCTAAACAGCTTAGTGAGCAGCTTGAGGCAGGCACCAAATCAGTGGCTGATAAAACACAATCGGCCGTTAAACTGGCTGCGCAGATTGAGCGTGAATCGCAACGGCTTAACCGGCAACTGCTGGAAAAAAATACGCTTAGCTTCGAGGAAAAAAAGCAGGTAGAACAGCTACTGCAAAAGCGGATGGAATTAAATAATCTGGTAAAAGATATACAGGACGAAAACCGAAAAAACCAATATAACCGCCAGGAAAACCAACGGCAAAGCACCGAATTACAGCAAAAACAGCAACAAATTGCTGATTTGTTCAACAATGTGCTCGACCCTAAAACGCAGGAGTTGTTAAAAAAACTACAGGATATGCTGGAAAAGGGTGACAAGGACGATGCCCGCGACGAGCTCAATAAAATGCAGCAGGATAACCGATCGCTAAAAAAGGAGCTTGACCGTGTGCTTGAACTGTATAAAAAACTGGCATTTGACCAAAAAGTTGAACAGAATATAAACAACCTCAATAAGTTAGCTGATGAACAGCAAAAATTAGCGCAGCAAACCAAACAACAAAAAGAGGATAAACAGGCATTGTTTCGACAGCAGCAAAAGCTACAAGATGAATTCAGCGATGTAAAAAAATCGCTTGATGAATTGAAGAAAGAAAACGAAGGCCTGAGCGAGAAAATGAATCTGGACGATCAGCAGCAGGAAAGTAATGCGGTAGATCAACAAATGGACGAAAGCAAGCAAAGCATCCGGCAGAACGACAGGCAGAAAGCGACTAATACGCAGCAGCAGGCAGCGCAAAAAATGCAGCAAATGGCGGGTAAAATGCAGCAGCAACAGCAGGATGGCGAAGAGAGTGAGAACGCCATAAACGCCGCTCAATTACGCGAGTTGCTGAAAAACCTGATTAACAGCTCCTTTCAACAGGAAAAACTGATGCTGAGCTTAAGGGGAATTAACCCTGCCGATCCGGGTTATAATAAACTTGCCCAGCAACAAAAGGATATAAAGGATAATCTTAAAACCGCACAGGACAGTTTATATGCACTGAGCAAGCGCGTGCCGCAAATACAATCGGCCGTAAATAAAGAGGTAGGTGCCATTAACGAAAATATTGATAAGGCATTGAGCCAGATAGGCGAACGCCGGAGCGGCGAGGCCAATCGCAGCCAGCAGTATGCCATGACAGCCATGAACAATTTGGCATTACTATTGAGTGAAGCGCTTGAACAATTACAAAACGCGCAGAACCGCCAGGGTGGTGGCAAAGGCAAAAAACAGCAATCGGTATCGCAATTAGCCAAAATGCAGCAGCAGCTTAACCAAAATATGCAAAAAGCCCGGCAGCAAATGCAGCAGCAAGGCAACCAGGGCAAAAGCGCCCAGGGCGAAAGTGGTATGAGCGAGCAACTGGCACGCATGGCCCGGCAGCAACAGCAAATACGCCAGGCACTTGAGCAAATTAACCGTGAGCAGAACAAGAACAAGGATGGTAAAAGCGGACTTGGTGACCTCGACAAAATTTCAAAAGAAATGGAACAAACCGAGAACGATATCGTAAACAGAAAAATAACAGAAGAAACCGTAAAAAGACAGCAGCAAATACAAACACGTTTGCTCGATGCCGAAAAGGCTGAACAACAGCGTGAACAGGATAACCGGCGCCAAAGCAACGCGGGTAATGATTTACCTCCAGGATATATAAAAGCCCTGCAAGATTACCAGCAGCAAAAAAACAAGCAAACCGAGCAACTGCGCACCGTTTCGCCGGCGTTTAACATATATTATAAAAGCAAAATACAAGCCTACTTTGAACAACTTAATGGAAAGTAAAATGGAACATGATAACGTTCACACCAGTGAACTATATACGTTGCAGCTGCCATCAAAACTGGAAAGCATTAACCTGCTTGAACTTTTGATTGAAGAGATTGCCGATAAACATCGTGTTGAAGACGATGTTTTCGCCAACATGATGACTTGCCTGAACGAAGCTGTAATGAACGCCATAATACACGGCAACCAGCAGCAAGAAAGCAAAATAGTAATTGTGAATGCTGAAGTTGAGCATAAGCGGATTATATGGACGATTACCGACGAGGGCGAAGGTTTTGATTACAACAGCCTGCCCGACCCTACCGCGCCGGAGAATCTCGAAAAATTGACAGGCCGCGGGGTGTTTATATTAAAACAGCTTGCCGACCAGTGCATATTTAACTCCCGTGGTAACGAAATTGAACTTCACTTTAAGATATAATGCCGGCTATTAATTTTTTTGAAGAAGATATAAAATTCAAGCTGAAACAAAAAACCCAGGTAAGACAATGGATAAAAGAAACCATTGAAGCCGAAGGTTATAAACTAAAAGAACTTAATTACATTTTTTGCTCAGACGCCTATTTGATCGAGATTAACAGGCAATACCTTAACCATGATACTTATACCGACATTGTTACGTTTGATAACAGCGAGATTGAAGGTGATATAGTTGGAGATATTTTTATATCAGTAGAACGAACGCGCGAAAACGCGGCTAAATTTAACGTTGCTGATGCCGACGAGTTGCATCGGGTAATAATACACGGAACATTGCACCTGCTTGGCTACCCGGATAAAAAGCCTGCCGACAAAAAAATTATGACACAAAAAGAAGATTTTTATTTAGGGAAACGCTCGTTTTAATTCCTAATTTTACCTATATAATCTGTTTATCAATTTATTAAACCATGAAAACACTGACCATTTTACTGGCACTGCTTTTTGTTACACCTGCAAAAAGCGTATACGATTTTAAACTAAAATCAATTGAGGGTAAGGATTTTTCGCTGTCCAAATACAAAGGCAAAAAAGTGCTGATTGTTAACACTGCTTCGCAATGTGGCTATACCCCGCAATATGCAGAGCTGCAAAAGCTGGCCGATCAGTATAAAGATAAGCTGGTGGTAGTGGGCTTTCCGGCGAATAACTTTGGCGGACAGGAGCCCGGCGCTAATTTGGAGATCAAATCATTTTGCCAGAAAAATTATGGCGTAACCTTTCCGCTTAGCGAGAAAGTTAGTGTTAAGGGCGATGACATTAGTCCGCTGTTCGCTTACCTGACCACGGCCGAAAATCCCGACTTTACCGGCGAGATCAAGTGGAACTTTGAAAAATTCCTGATTGATGAAAACGGCAAGCTGATACACCGCTACCGTTCAAAAACAACTCCGTTGTCACCGGAGATAACAAATGCATTATAATACTCAGGCGCTTAACAAGCGCCTTTTTTAGTTAACTATGGAATCATCAAAAACCGCCTTCCCTCCTATAGTAAATACAGCTTCTAAAATATTACTGCTTGGTACCATGCCAGGAGAACGATCTCTTTTTCTTAAACAATATTATGGACATGGGAGCAATCAATTTTGGCGAATTATGTTCAACATTTACGAAACACCTTTCAGCAACGATTATGAGGTACGAAAGCAGTTATTGTATAACAACAACATTGCTTTATGGGATGTATTAGAATCTTGTGAAAGCATAGGCAGTGCTGATGATGCCATTAAGAACGAAAAAGCAAATGATTTTAAATTATTTTATCAAAAATACCCTGCAATCAAAAAGGTATATTTTACCAGTAAAGCGGCAGAAAAGTATTACGATAGATACGTTTTAAAGTCACCTGATAAATCGTACTTTGTATTACCATCGCCAAGTAGAGCAAACACTTGGAAATCATTTGAAGAAAAACTGCAAGAGTGGAACATAATTATACACTAACCAAAAGATGGCCGAATACCAAGAAACAATACAGGATTAGCTGGCGAGTACTTTGTTGCTGCAGAGCTATACAGAAGAGGCTGGTCAATAGGAATGACCATTGGAAATGCTAAAGCAATTGATCTGTTTGCAGAAGAAAACAGTAAAATTATACCCATACAGGTAAAATCTATTTATAAGTAGAAAAATATCGGATGGCCATTAATGCGTTATAGAATTGAAGATGCTTGTATATATATCTTTGTAAATCTTAACGCAGACGTTATGGCTCATCCTACGTATTATATTTGTACTTCTGAAGAAGTGAAGCAAAAAGTAAAGCAATATACTACAAGAGGGATAGTTGATTTATCAACTATAAATAGCGAACAGTTTATAGAAAGATGGGATAAATTAGAGTTAACACACTTGGTGTTATAATACCCCATTTCAATCCCCCTGCTTTTTCTTAGCCTCTTCTTCCTGTTTCTTACGCTCCTCTTCGGCTTTTTCTTGGGCTTTCTTTTTTTCCTTTTCGGCCTTTTCGTTGGCTTTGCGGATGGAGTCCTGGCGGGCTTTGGCGGCCTTTTCTTTCTTTTTAAAGAAACCACGCAGCAGGAAGTTGCTTTGTGCCGCTTTCAAATCTTCGTGAAGGGTTACGGTAGCAGCATCAACCGTTTTTATGGTTGATTTGGCTTGCTTAACTGTTCCGCGCAAATCCTCGGCTATTTTGTCATCATTCAGCAAACGGCCTATGCTGCCCTTACCGTGGTTGATCTTGTACACTACGTCAGACAGGTTGGCCGATAGTTTTTCAGCATTATCGGCAACGCGGGTCAGCTTATTGATCATCTTATCTACGTCCAACGGATTTACCGCTTCCAGCTTGTCGCCATTCTCTACCACTTCCTGCGTTTTTACGCCTCCGGGCGCGATAGCCACCAGCTTATCACCCATCAATCCATCGCTGCTGATGCTCACCTTAGAGTCCTTTTTGATGAATTTATTTACGTTGCTGTTCAGCGTAAGGTCAACGCGAACCATGCTATCAGTAACAATGGTGATGTTTTCGACCACGCCCACATTTATACCCGCAAAGCGCACGTTATTGCCCACCTGCAAACCGCTTACGTTTTTAAACTCGCCATAAACGTTAAAAGTTGAATTGAACATACTTTTTTGGCTGCCAATTAGAAATATGGCCACTATAAGCACGGCGATGCCTACTACGGAGAATATGCCTATTTTTATTTTTTGGGATGATGTTGCTTTCATTTCTGTTCGTTAAAAAAAGATCGTACAAATTCATTGTCTGAAGACTGTAACTCTTCGTATGTGCCTTCAGCTATATATTCACCATCGTTCATCACCACAACCC
Protein-coding sequences here:
- a CDS encoding DUF4175 family protein translates to MNKADNYDLLIIKVNTFIRKYYFNNLLRGLIFLGAGLFSLYLFITLAEHFGNFNTTLRSVLFYLFIIVNMVLLVWLVIPSLLAWLRIGHTLTYDEAAVIIGRHFNNVNDKLLNTLQLKKQALADPEKRALLEAGIDQKVNELSPISFPSAVNLKENRRYLKWALIPLGIICIIALAAPSILTNSTERLLKHDKYFAPVAPFRYAIQHMPLTAVQGDDLMLELKLEGNNLPAEVYIRNGENMFKLEKIAVNRFSYSFKNLQRDVNFTLSANGYNSEPYLLKVNARPTLISFDATLRYPAYLHKKDELILNAGDLTVPAGTTVKWHIKTLNANLLTFKVGEAVHELTPAQDGVFNYQQRITQNTAYKLSAKNQFVKRNTDSSTYNINVIADQAPAINAEQKRDSISSKALYFNGTVQDDHGFTSLTFNYRIGSKSYRLPVKADLSQNQAGFFFFWDLKQIKLPEGQPVTYYFEVADNDAVFGPKRTRTPEQTLNLPDAKQLSEQLEAGTKSVADKTQSAVKLAAQIERESQRLNRQLLEKNTLSFEEKKQVEQLLQKRMELNNLVKDIQDENRKNQYNRQENQRQSTELQQKQQQIADLFNNVLDPKTQELLKKLQDMLEKGDKDDARDELNKMQQDNRSLKKELDRVLELYKKLAFDQKVEQNINNLNKLADEQQKLAQQTKQQKEDKQALFRQQQKLQDEFSDVKKSLDELKKENEGLSEKMNLDDQQQESNAVDQQMDESKQSIRQNDRQKATNTQQQAAQKMQQMAGKMQQQQQDGEESENAINAAQLRELLKNLINSSFQQEKLMLSLRGINPADPGYNKLAQQQKDIKDNLKTAQDSLYALSKRVPQIQSAVNKEVGAINENIDKALSQIGERRSGEANRSQQYAMTAMNNLALLLSEALEQLQNAQNRQGGGKGKKQQSVSQLAKMQQQLNQNMQKARQQMQQQGNQGKSAQGESGMSEQLARMARQQQQIRQALEQINREQNKNKDGKSGLGDLDKISKEMEQTENDIVNRKITEETVKRQQQIQTRLLDAEKAEQQREQDNRRQSNAGNDLPPGYIKALQDYQQQKNKQTEQLRTVSPAFNIYYKSKIQAYFEQLNGK
- a CDS encoding ATP-binding protein; this encodes MESKMEHDNVHTSELYTLQLPSKLESINLLELLIEEIADKHRVEDDVFANMMTCLNEAVMNAIIHGNQQQESKIVIVNAEVEHKRIIWTITDEGEGFDYNSLPDPTAPENLEKLTGRGVFILKQLADQCIFNSRGNEIELHFKI
- the ybeY gene encoding rRNA maturation RNase YbeY; its protein translation is MPAINFFEEDIKFKLKQKTQVRQWIKETIEAEGYKLKELNYIFCSDAYLIEINRQYLNHDTYTDIVTFDNSEIEGDIVGDIFISVERTRENAAKFNVADADELHRVIIHGTLHLLGYPDKKPADKKIMTQKEDFYLGKRSF
- a CDS encoding glutathione peroxidase, encoding MKTLTILLALLFVTPAKSVYDFKLKSIEGKDFSLSKYKGKKVLIVNTASQCGYTPQYAELQKLADQYKDKLVVVGFPANNFGGQEPGANLEIKSFCQKNYGVTFPLSEKVSVKGDDISPLFAYLTTAENPDFTGEIKWNFEKFLIDENGKLIHRYRSKTTPLSPEITNAL
- a CDS encoding DNA-deoxyinosine glycosylase; translation: MESSKTAFPPIVNTASKILLLGTMPGERSLFLKQYYGHGSNQFWRIMFNIYETPFSNDYEVRKQLLYNNNIALWDVLESCESIGSADDAIKNEKANDFKLFYQKYPAIKKVYFTSKAAEKYYDRYVLKSPDKSYFVLPSPSRANTWKSFEEKLQEWNIIIH
- a CDS encoding MlaD family protein; translation: MKATSSQKIKIGIFSVVGIAVLIVAIFLIGSQKSMFNSTFNVYGEFKNVSGLQVGNNVRFAGINVGVVENITIVTDSMVRVDLTLNSNVNKFIKKDSKVSISSDGLMGDKLVAIAPGGVKTQEVVENGDKLEAVNPLDVDKMINKLTRVADNAEKLSANLSDVVYKINHGKGSIGRLLNDDKIAEDLRGTVKQAKSTIKTVDAATVTLHEDLKAAQSNFLLRGFFKKKEKAAKARQDSIRKANEKAEKEKKKAQEKAEEERKKQEEEAKKKQGD